Within the Glycine max cultivar Williams 82 chromosome 12, Glycine_max_v4.0, whole genome shotgun sequence genome, the region ttatttttaaaaaaccgatgttgttatcattatatattaaaaatctgaaattgcacaacccGCGCACTcgaaccctatcgttcttcttctttctccttctacCTGAGTTCGTCTTTGTCGCAAACTGGCTTGCActtccgtgactgcaaccacattgtggagatCGTGTTTGTGGAGTTCGTCTCTGCCACTTATCGATTGAGGTACAtcctttcattttaacattaggcgttcgtcgttttaacatttgctcactttcgcaggtcgaagaaaactaggaaaggaaagagtccCGGAAAGGGTGGGAATCGATTTTGGAAGTCCATTGTGGTTCGCCTTAAGACTCCCAGggcgttcttcttctttctccttctgcctgagtTCGTCTTTGTCGCAAACTGGGTTGCACTTCCGTGACTGCAACGACATTGTGGATTTCGTCTTTGTGGAGTTCATGTCTGGCACTTATCgattgaggtacgtcctttcgTTTTTACATTAGGCGTTCCTCGTTTTAACATTTGCTCACTTTCGCAGCTCAAAGAAAactaggaaaggaaagagtccCGGAAAAGGTGGGAATCGATTTTGGAAGTCACTTGTGGTTGGCTTTAAGACTCCCAAGGAAGCCATCAAAGGTATGTCTCTATTGTCATGTTTTGAAACCAATTGGTTAACTTTGTATATATGATGTCTACTTTTCTGCTCAGGTGATTTGTTCGTCTTCTTTAGTCGCTGTCAAGGTTCATTGTTGCTTGTGTTCTGTGTGCTGCTAAGTGATCAGTGCTGATTAGGAATATCTCCGACACTGACGACAATTGACAATCGGTGAGTATATGCATCTCTATTTGTGGTTCTTACCAAGATGAGAATATGCTTGttgctaataattaaaatatgttgtgtTGTAGTTCCTTTGGGTATTTGTATTTTGAAGTAATGGATTTGAGTCATTTGATGTTGCTGGATGTATTTGTATTTTGTTCGTTTGTATTTGCTCTTTAGTTCATGAAGTTACAGACCTTGCAagtattttgttaaataatgtgattgaagtaaattttttattagatttaattaaataaatgtttagtaTTTTGTTCTTTCCTATTAGTCTGCatggttttttttattggaaaaaatatataaatatttcattatgtaAATAGTGatgaagtaccagaggtactttgTACATAGATAGGATCCCATTGATATGGTTCCTTAGAAAAAACTAATACGGTTTAATTAGGAACCATATTATGGCTAATACATCTGCTAAAGCCCCAATAAAAATCTACCCTCTAGTGATACAAAAAGCCTTATTCGTGTAGCATTCGATCTGCTATGATGCATGAAGTGGTCTTTCGGTTCTTTTGGGAAAGCACCCACTGATTTGACCCATGAGACTGTCTCCCACCACAAGGGAAGTACCTTGCTGCAATTGAAGAAAAGGTGTGCTGCATCTTCATCCAAATTGTTACAGAACGGGCACAATGGATCAGCTATCTCCACTTGTCTTCCTCTTAAATTCATCTTCGTTGGTAAACGGTCTTTGATGAGCCTCCATGTAAATACCTTTGCCTTAGGTGGTATTTTAAGTTTCCACAGAAGCGAGAAACTCCCATCCTTTGATTCCCCCCTTATTTCCCCCAGCAGAAACTTATATGCAGTTCTGGTCGAATAGATTCCACTCGAGTCTTGCTTCCAAACCCATGAGTCTGCTCCTTGTTGCTGTACTGCTAGCCCTACTGTTTCCTCTAGGAATTCAGCAGCCATTGTAGCTTCATTATCAAATAAGTTTCTCATCCATTTAAAGTTCCATTCCCACCCTTCCTCCTTATGACTTCCCAAGAGGCTGataagttgttgttgttggttagAGATTTGATACAGCGTAGGGAATTTTTCCTTTAAAGATCTATTCTCTCCAAGCCATTTGTCCTCCCAAAATCTGATCATGTCTCAACTCCGCACCTTCCACTTTCAAAGAGCTGCATGGTTAATATTAGTTAGAACAATTTCATCTGCTTTTAGGCTTTGATATTGTAACAGTATGGTTGTGATCCACTCATTTTCTCATCCTATACCTCTCTGTACTGgcttatcataaattaaaatacactttcaaatTTCTCTGAAGTCTGAACTATAGTTTTCGTATGGTATCAACAATCTGGACCAAATGATCTTGAGAAAATGAATCTGGGCTGCATCTGCAAGAGTGAATCCACAATCATTTTCACAATTGAACAACTTTACACTGAGATAAAAAGAACTAAACTTGGAAATCTCACTCAAAATTTCTCCTTCGCATCAAAGCCATCATTGATTCCCTGTTTGTTGTTGATCTTATCTCAACTCAAGTAATTAGATGTCATTGTTGAGGGCCTACCAGATGAATATGATGCCATAGTAACCTTTATCGGTAGCAAGTTCAAACCATTTCCACATCAAGGAGATTGAAGCACTGTTACTAGCTCGAGGTTTATAAGGCACAGGCAGCATACGACTCAGGACACTATCTTTATTAATGTTACTTAACATAAAGGTTACCAAAATCTAGAGAGGCTATCAAACTTGTGAAATTTCCATAAACTCGACTTGTAAACTCAACTTACAAATGCggtatataaaagtatttaaaaaaactatgataATACTCATAGGTAAAATCCTATAACCAAAAtaggttttttggaaaaccagaTTTTAACTTGGTTTAGAAcccaaactaattttaaaaatggtttCCAATCCAAAACCACTTTCAATACtagttttaaaattgattttgggttAAAAACCACTTGTAAATCCAAAACCAGTTCTAACATTGGTTTAAcccattttcttaaaatatgtttttaaatccATTTCTCAaatccaaaaagaaatatgaatcAATACCAGTTCTAATTTTCTTTCTACGTTTTGCTATAcctgttattttattaaatttaatcatgCAGTTGGGCCCTTGTTGACAAGTTCAAAATAAACTGCAAGTGACAATATTAGAAAcactattaataattatagcAATCATTGTTACTGCACAGTATTTTGGTctactttgatgatattatttttacaggGAACTCTCCTATTTTAATTCAACAATTGATCGCTCGATTGAAATCAGTCTTGGCCCTAAAACAACTTGACCATCTTGATTACTTTTTAGGCATTGAAGTAAAGCATCTTTCTGATGGTTCTCTACTTGTCACTTAGAGCCAATATATTTACAATCTTCTTGCTAAATCCAATACGACTAATTCTAATGGCATCTCATCTCCCATGATTGGAGACAAAAAAAACTCCCAAGACAGGGTGCATAATATGCTTCTGATCCTACTCTGTATTGTTCAGCTATCAGTACCTTAGAATATTCAACCATTGAAAGATCAAAAATTGACTACACTGTTAACAAAGTCTGTCAAGTTTTGTACAAACCCCTAGAATCATACTAGAAAGCATTTAAGAGGGTCCTTAGATATCTCCAAGGTTCCATCTCCTCCAAGTTGTACCATTTACagcctgcacctactcactctCCTCTCCAAATTCAATGCTACTGAGACACTGACTGGGCTTCCAATTCTGATGATCGCAGGTCAACCTCTAGTGTGTGCATTTTTCTTGGGCCTAATCTAGTCTCCTAGTCCTAGTAGCACAAAAAGCAAACTATTGTGGCCACCTACTGCAGTTGAATATTGCAGCCTTGCTTCAGCTACCTCAGAAATCTTATGGATTCAAACACTACTTCCTAAGCTTCAAGTTTCTACCACCCTATCTCCTACTCTCTTTCTGAAATTAAAAGCCAAGCTCAGTTTCTGGAATTAATAAGCAAAATTATCTCATCCTCCCTGGGCTTGAGGGAGGATTATTAGTGTATACTGGTCTGTATAGGGCAGCCTCATCTGTTGGTACAGGTCAGTTGCTATTAGTATGTTAGTATTAGTCATAACAGTTGCATCTGTCTCAGGCTTTGCTATTGTAACAGTGTGATAACGACCCACTCATTTTCTCTTCATATATAAACCTCTCTCTACTAGCTTATCATTGATGAGAATACACATTCAGTCTATTGAACACTTAGCTTGAGTTTCTCAAAATTCTCTCGACTACAGTTTTCTAATACTTCCTATCCTAAgtgaactaaaatataaatggtgaattgtaaatttaaaagttaGCTTAAGAAAATGACATGTATGCAAAagtgggaaagaaaaaaaaacttactagTCCTGCTTTCTGCATTGCCATCTGTTGAAATTGTCCATTCCTCACTTCTGCAaacaataaaagataaaaattcttCAGTTGGGGTTCCATACACTAGAATAGATATGGATGCTGATGAAAGGCAGCCCTTTATCCATCCGATCCACCTTTCATGAAACCCCATTATATCTCTCTGGTTACTGGATAAAACATTGAAGGAAACCCCATCTAGATTGGGTTTGTTCAAGGAAGGTTCAGCAAATTTGCCTTGGAAATGCTGGAGGACTACAGCCTTAACCACAGCAGGTTTGTCTACCCAACTGCCCTCAATGTGCAGCCCCCTCAAGGCATTCCTTCTTctgctaaaatttataattttgtgaaaataagAGGTGTTACCATCACCCTCTTTGATCCACTTGCTTCTAGATTTCTGTCTCACTATTGATTCATGAAGAAAAGACTACTCCCATAGGTCAGACTGTATTTTCTTGAGCTGTTGGACTTGTTGATAAGAGGGGTGAGCTGTGACAGAATTCTCCAGGTCATTTAGCTTTTTCTGAGTTTGCTTCACCTTGTTGCCCAGGTCTCCACAATTATCTCTGCTCCAGGTTTTTAGCCTATGTTTGAGGTTGTgaagtttgcattttttttttggaaggcagaaaatatatattattaatatataaaccaGTACCAGTGGTACCAGAGATAGAAGTTACAAGGCACCAAAGTGCTGCCCTCCAAAATAACAATCCAAACTAATACAACAAAAACATACAAGCCCAAACCAATCTAGGCAACGAAATTCGTTATATTGGAAGACCAATGGTTGAAGCTAGTACTAAAGTCTTTGTTATTAGCCTTTAACCATGACCAAGCTAAAAAGATAGCATGGTCCATGACTTTATAGGGATCAAAAGGTTTTCCTTGGAAAATCAATTGATTCCTATGCTGCCATATAGAGCTAGTTAAGGCAATCCACCACCCACACCTTGTACTATGATTCACAACTGCCCCAAAGCCATCATAGAATTGAGAAAAATGGCAAACAGGGGTAATTGGAAGGGGACCTACTACCCGGATCCAGCTCATGGATTCCCACCACAGGCCTTTTGTCAGATTACAGTTGAAGAAAAGATGACCCACATCCTCCTGCACACATCCACACAAAGGACAGTTAGCTTCCTGAGTAATGGCATTTCTTCTTAAGAGATTATCCTTGGTGGGGAGTCTATTTTTAAGAAGTCTCCAACAGCAAGGAAAACTGACCGAGAGGGGATATTCTGCTTCCAAATTGTCTTAAAGATATTCCCATCTGAACTTGATGAGCTGGTGTTCATGCATAATCTATAAGTTGACTTAGTGGTGTACTGTCCATTAGGTTCAGCCAACCACAACATAGTGTCTTAAACCTGTCTCTGAATAAGAACAGAGCTGATTTCCTCCATAAACTGCACAGCTAAATGACTttcatgatcaaataaattCCTCCTCCACCTCATGTCCCACCTCCAACTATCATGAGTAAAATGACCCATATTTGAAATGAGGGCTTTTTGCTATCTACTTATCAGGAAAAGCTGATTATATTTCTGCTGAAAAGTGTAATCTTCCCCTAGCCACTTATCTGTccagaatttaatattttcccTACACCCAACCTTCCAAgtcaaattgtttttaaaaatactatgaTCCGATTGATGATACAGATTTCTAATGTCCCTCCACCAATGGGAATAACCCCTTTTATCTCTACCATTTTGGAATTCTGACCAACCACCATATTTTGAAGTTATAATTCTGACCCAAAGTTGTTGTTGATCAGATGCAAAGGCCCATATCCATCTTCCCATCAAAGCTACATTGAATTTAGAAATGTCCTTTATCCCCAAACCCTCATCAGTCTTGGACAAGCAAATATCAGCCCATTTCACCCAAGGAATTTTTTTAAGCAGAAACCCAACCTAATCTGTTAGACAGCAGCTTGGCTATCACTTTATACGTACATCATATCAAAGATATAGGTCTATAATCATTTAGAGACTGAGGGTGATTCATTTTAGGAATTAAGGCcacaaaggaagcattgttgcctCTAGGAAAGCTTCCATGAGCATAGAACTCATCCACAAATCTTCTAAACTCTGGATTCAACACATCCCAAAATTCTTTGATAAAATTGAAGTTAAGGCCATTTGGCCTAAGGCATTTATCACCTCCACAGCTCCACACAGCTTCCTTGATCTCTTGGTCAGAGAAAGGGGCAGTCAGCCGCTCCCTTTGCCCATGAGAGATAGAATTGAAAAGAATCCCATCCAAGGAAGGTCTAGAGTAGTTATGTTCAGTAAATCTGTTATGGAAAAAATTAGCAGCTGCATTCTTCACTATATTGGGTTGCTGGAGCCACACcccatcaataaaaattccTGGAATAGCATTGAATGCTCTcctgaaatttattattttgtggaAATAACCAGTGTTGTAGTCCCCTTCCTTCAACCATCTGGCCCTAGATTTTTGTCTCAATAGAGATTCAAATGCATTTGAAGCATTCCATAATTCCATAATTCCTCCACCTCATTTAGTTTTTGGTGAATGTTGAAGATCTTCTTGACATCAATATTCCCCTTTACCTTACTCCACTGTTTTATAGCAGCTTTTAAGTTTTTCAGCTTATCTAGACAACATAGAAACATACTCATAGACTGAAAGCAAAGCAATTGCAATAAAATACAAGAAGAACCAAACATAAGCTCAATGTTGTAGCtaaatttctaaatttctaTTTGGTTTCAACACCTCTATACTGCATTCAATTTTGCTATCTTAGAAATGCAGGTTGTGCtgttgacacacacacacagccataCACACATACAACTTTTGTTTCATCAGACTAGACGGGGCTCTCACCCTCGTCCtcgaaaaaagaagaaaccTGAAGGAACCTTGACACAAGAGTTTGTGCAGTGTCAAACCTGAAGGAACCACAGACACACCCACACACAGACATatacccaactacaataataaagcataagcaccctTCAAACCCAACATTTTAAATTAGATACATAAACAACTGCTGATGTCTATATTTGCCTGTAAttgaattttaccttttgtatgttcttgtatgcgATCAGTGTAattttgctatataaacaattgttgttcatgctgagtgaaccttagattcccgtttgagactgaatgcaatgactattgcggacagtttgcattagtcattgtatttagtattgaattgtccgtttggacagtttggggagactggtatttttatgttagattcattcgtgaaggttattattattttcattaatttgattaaatttcggtTCTATGCATTTCAAATTGTTCTCTGaatgcatacttgattatcgggaaattcatttcaccgatgtcatgtcgtgtacttggagaccaatgcgaaatgctgccaaaatttagtcaaatttttgtaaataatggtaaccctgacgtttgaagctaacataaaagacagttttcctaaatgggataaagccacacctataaataaaaaagtgagattttcatgcatggaattgcttagatggatcgaagttggatgaatgaaagtcgtatgagcccagaatatgaggatgccGTCGAACAGTTCTTGAAATTTGCTTCAaaaagaggtcgaccgaatgaagaaggaaaatattattgtccttgcatcaactgtttgaatggaagatgaCAAGTACTCgatgacatacgggaccatctattgtgtgatgggattaagaagaattacacgacgtggatatggcatggtgaagtcacagacatgcagagtgggtcccaatctgaaccgtttgatgtagaaatgggagatcggttggaggacatgattcgtgaccttggacaagagtctttccagcaagcacacgcccctgtgtatgacGGATTGCatagtgattcaaagaagcctttgtatgcagggtgcaagaattccttaaccctgttgtctactgtgttaagtctggttaatgtgaaggccaggtatgggtggagtaacaaaagtttcacctcactgcttgaggtagtgcacaatctgcttccagaggacaacacgttgcctaaaagttactataaggtgaaaaagatattgtgtctgataggtatggagtatcagaagattcatgcttgccccaatgattgcatactctacaggcatgaattccaagaaatgtcgaaatgccctatctgtgggacttcacggtacaaagtgaaggatgaagaggaaagtagttctgatgaaaactctAACAAggccccccagcgaaggttttgtggtatcttccaatcattccaaggtttaagcgtcttttttctaatgaggatgacgcaaaagaccttacatggcatgcaaatggaaggatttctgatggaatggtctgtCATCTGGTTGATTGctcgcagtggaagaagattgatggtttgtatccggatttcgggaaagagccaagaaatcttcgacttggactagccagtgatggaatgaatccatatggcaccttaagcactcaacacagttcatggccagttctgctagtaatttacaatttgcctccttggttgtgcatgaagcgaaaatacatgatgttgtctatgatgatatcgggcccaagacagccaggaaatgacattgatgtttatctaagtccattGGTTGAAtatctgagaaagttgtgggacgagggcgttatagtgtttgatgcgtttcgcaaggaAACGTtcgaaatgcgtgcaatgcttttttgtaccattaatgactttccagcatatggggaTCTCagtggttacagtgttaagggtcatcatgcatgccccatctgtgaagaaaacacaagttacatacaacttaaacatgggagaaaaacagtctacattaggcatcgccgctttctaacacccaatcatccttacaaatgactgaaaaaagcttttaatggaagtcaagagcatgatattgcgtCGATACCATTGattggtgagcaggtatatcagcgggttcaacacctgaatgctgtatttgggaagacccaaaagaaggataaaagttagagttgcatatggaagaagaggtccattttctttgatcttccgtactagTGTGATcttgatgttagacattgtattgatgttatgcatgtggagaaaaatgtttgtgacagtgtggttgggacgctccttaacattcaaggcaagacgaaggatggcttgaatacccgtcaagatctagctgatatgggtatacgatcatagttgcatccaaggtctgatgggaagaaaatttacttgcccccagcctgccaAACTTtctccaagaaggagaagataagtttttgtcagtgtcttcgtcgggtgaaggttccacaaggatactcttcaaatattaagagtcttgtgcagttgaaggagcttaagcttgtagggttaaagtctcacgattgtcacgtgctgatgcaacaattgttagtcgtggctatacgagacatcttgccaaacaaagtcaggttagcgatAACTCGCCTgggctttttcttccatgctatatgtagcaaagtcattgatccaatcaagtttgatgagttggaaaatgaggccgcaattatactgtgccagttggagatgtattttccccctgctttctttgacatcatgattcacttgattgtgcatctggtcagagaaatcaaatgttgtggtcctgtttatctacgatggatgtacccggttgagagatacatgaagatcttaaaagggtatacaaagaatctatatcatccagaagcatctattatagagaggtacattgcagaagaagccattgaattttgttcagaatacttagagaaggctaaacctgttgggcttcctgagtctcagcatgatgacagagtgggtggtaaggattcaagaggactgcatgtgatcactccaagtgtaaaagatttgttacaagctcacttgtatgtcttgaacaacagtaatgaagttttgccatacatagttaagcatgaagctttagtcaaacagaataatccgaaaatgtcaaagaattgggtgttgaaaaagcataacaagactttctgtgattggtttaaaggtacaatctttgcagatgagaatgcttcagaaacattaagaaagctagcagatgggcctaaaagaaatgttataacctggcaaggatacaacataaacaggtattcattttacacaaaagcacaagatgagaaaagtacaatgcagaacagcggggtcaccctaagggctgaatctcaacactttgcaagtgtcaatgacgccaatccctgtgtagcttccatcccttactttgggttcattgatgaaatttgggagcttaactatatGAAATTTacggtatgtgttttcaaatgtaaatgtgTTGACAACAACACTGctgtgcgcaccgatgatataggatttacgttggtagacctaaagaaacttggttaccacaatgaccctttcatcatggcagaacaagctagacaagtattttaggtgcaagacccttgtgatgaaaggtggtgcgtggttctgcagggcaaaacaattggtgttaatgtagaagatgatgattcatacatggacacctatgttagtcctttgaccgctcaaatcactcttaacgttgtcggagaagaagaagctgacgacgttcatgctaatcgaaatgattatgatgaaggagaattgattaacatcgtgtaatgtaattttctgcagagacagaggtcaccaaagcaagtaagtgacagctacatttttctctgattgaggcatcgatattttcttttagatggtatccttaggacttcatacagctcatgtttgtcgccagtttcatcatccaccacccttttcttctctgtcttctcacatttattgttgttaaacccatatttatggtttcttcccttcatgtcttgttttatcacaactttagccgaatctcctatctttagcacagttgaatctcctgtcttattctccaatgacacacttttatggcttgtatctcttttcttcgtatgttctagtgcttcagctttagaatgcataaagcaatctgaattttccagtgatcaccaaaggcttctgcatcaacattgacactctccaccctctttggtttatgcttttgtgctgcattccgtgcttcctccttataaatctcagatttattagaggttgcactagaacgatcagcaccaatctgtgcttcttcctcgtctaccagctcaatatctttcctttcaacttttgttttgtaaattacagtgtagtttacaaaagcaaaggtgaaacgaaagatattgagctg harbors:
- the LOC106795270 gene encoding uncharacterized protein; protein product: MELWNASNAFESLLRQKSRARWLKEGDYNTGYFHKIINFRRAFNAIPGIFIDGVWLQQPNIVKNAAANFFHNRFTEHNYSRPSLDGILFNSISHGQRERLTAPFSDQEIKEAVWSCGGDKCLRPNGLNFNFIKEFWDVLNPEFRRFVDEFYAHGSFPRGNNASFVALIPKMNHPQSLNDYRPISLI